One Rhodospirillales bacterium genomic window, GCGCCGACACCGGCGGCGGGATGATCTCGCGGATGTGGCTGGAGCGGACCTGGAAGCGGATCGACGAGCAGATCGTCCAGGTGCTGTAGCCATGGACCGGCAGACGGTGAGAGCGGCGCTCGGCGCCCGGCCGGGAGGAGGACGCGGTGTTCGCCGTCTGCGCCGTACTGGAGACGATCGTCAAAGCCGAGTTCGCCAAGCTGGAGGCCGCGCGGGCTCGCGACGCGGCGACGATGCACGAGGTGCGCAAGATCCTCGCTCGGCTGCGGCCGGTGGGCAGCACTACGCCGTCCTGGATCGAGCCTGCCTTCTGGGTGGTCTCGACCGCGCTGGTGATCGCCCTCGCGGCGCTGGCGTTCCTGCTGAAGCTCGTCTGACGATGGCGATCTTCAGCCTGCGCATCACCCCCTGTCCGCAAGGCCGGCAGTCCGCTCGGCAACGCCACCGGGCGGGCGGCGCACCATGGCGGGCACAGCCTGGCGCACGCCGCCGCGGCGGCGCCCAGGGTCTCCCACGGCGCCACCGGCAAGGCCGCCTACCTGTCGGGCAGCCGCATGGTCGTCGGTGAGCTGGTCACGGATTACCGCGGCAAGCACGGCGTCGAGCACGCGCAGCTGATCCTGCCGGGCGGCGGCACCTGCGATCGCGAAACCCTGTGGAACGCCGTCGACGCGCACAGGACGCAGACGCCGACGGCGACCATCGCCCGTGACATCATCGTCGCCTTGCCGCACGAGCTGACGTTGGCGCAGCGTCGCGAGGCGGCTGTTGCGCTCGCCACCTGGATCGCCGAGCGCTACCGGGTCGCCGTCGACCTGGGAATGCATCAGCCGGAGATGCACAACGGCTCCGACAGCCGGAATTACCATGCGCACCTGCTGGCCTCCGAGCGCCAGGTCTCGCCGACCGGCGAACTCGGCAAGGTCCAGCGCGAGTTCAATCAGCTGGTGCAGCGATTGGGCGACAAGAGCCGCGGTCGCGACGGCGGCAAGGCGACGGCCGCAGCGGAAATCCGCGCCGCCTGGGAGCGCATCGCCAACGAGGCGTTGCAGCGGGCGGGCCACGACGCGCGCGTGGACGCCCGCACCCTCGCGGACCAGGGCATCGAGCGCGTGGCGGGCCAGCACCTCGGCCCGGCCGAGACGCGCAGACTGCGCGCCGGCAAGCAGCGTAGCCGCGCCGAGACGCGCACCCCGCGCGCCGGTCAGCAGCGCAGCCCGGCCGAGACCCGGACAGCGCGCGGTTGGTGCCGATGTCCGCGCCGAGCTCGCCCGCAAGGCGCGCGAGCTGGCCCTCGCCGAGATGACTGCGCTGCAGGAAATCGCCGCGATCCAGGAGGCGCGCAAGACTACGCCGGCGCCGGCGCAGGTGTTCGCCGATGTCGGCTCGATCACCGCCTGGCAGCACGATGCGCTCGGCATGCTGGCCCGCTACTGGCAAGCTGAAGACCGGGCGATGCAGCTGCGGCGAAAGATGCGGGCGGCGGCGCGCCGGCACGCTGAGCTGCGAACAGCGACGGCCGAAGAGCAGCGGGCGCTGCGATCGGCCGGACGTCGGCTATCGCGCTCTCGAGCGCTGCTGCAGGGGTGTCCGAGACCCTGCTGGCGATGCCGCCGACGCTCGCCGTCGAGATCGAGCCGAGCGATCGGCCACTCACCAAACAGCGCCTGAAAACGATCAAAGCGGCAGTGCGAGACCGCGAGCGCGAACACGAAATCGGGGTCGACCGATGGTGATCGGCAAGACGATCGCGAGCTTCGGTGTCATGGCCGCCGTCGGCGGTTTCGTCGCCAGCAACCTCACCGCATGGCGGCTCGGACACCAGGCGGCACTCGGGCCACCCCTGGCGCACTATCACGACTGGCCTCTCTACGCCCCCTGGGACATCCTCGCCTGGGCGCCGTGGCAGGGGACGGTGCCGGCAATTCACGCCGGGCTGATCGTCGCCGCCGGAATCACCGCGCTGCCGCTGCTGCCGCTCGCGAAACGGTTCACCCGGCCATCGTTCGGGCAGAAGGAGTGGGGATCCCGGCGGGACGCCAGACGCGCCGGGCTGCTGTCGCGCGACCCGCGGGGCGGCATCGTCCTCGGCATGCTCGGCCGGGAGATCATGACGTTTTCCGGAGACCAGCACACCCTGGTCGCCGGTGCCTCGGGCAGCGGCAAAACCGCAGGCCCGGTATTGACGACGCTGCTGTCGTGCCGGGACCGCTCGATGCTGGTGTTCGATCCGAAGGGCGAGCTCTACCGGATGAGCGCGCCGTTTCGCTCGAGCGTCGGCGCCGCGTTCTTCTTCGATCCGACCGAGCCCGACTCCGCCTGCTTCAACCCGCTCGCCGAAATCCCGGTCGGCACCTCGCGCGAAATCGCCGCCGTACAGAACATCGCCAGCATCCTGGTCGACAGCTCGGGACAGAAAAACTCGGAGCCGATCTGGCCGATCACCGCGACCGACCTGCTGACGGCAATCATCCTCTACGCCGTCACCGGTATCCCCGCGCCGCAGCGGCACCTGGGCACGCTGCGCGAGCTGATGTTCGAGATGCCGACAACGCTGGAAAAGATGGCGCGGGGCAAGAACGACGAGTGCCAGCGCGTCGGCGCCACCATGCTGGCGATGACACCGAAGACGGCCGACGCCATCGCCTTGACGGCGCGCTCGGCGCTGTCGGTGTTCGCCGATCCGCTGGTCGTCGAGAAGACCAGCCGCAGCGATTTCCGGATCTCGGACCTCGTCTGCTCCCGGTACCCGATGAGCCTCTACCTGCAGGTGCCGCCGTCCGACCGCGATCGGGTGATGCCGCTGTTCCGGTTGATGCTGGTGCAGATATTCAAAGCGTTCCTCTACCGGACGGACGTGATGGCGGACGGCCGGAAGAAGCGGCATCGCCTCCAGCTCGTCGCCGACGAGTTCCCCCGCGGTCGGCAAGATCCCCGGCTTCGCCCAGGACATCCAGGAGTTCCGCGGCTACGGCATCTCCTGCATGCTGCTGTGCCAGAGCCTCAAGAGCCTGGCGGCGCTCTACGGCAACAGCCAGGTGATCCGCGACAACCGCCACATCGTCACCTGCTTCGCCTCGTCCGACACCGACTCCATGGCCGACATCTCCAAGGCCGTCGGCCAGGGTGTCGAGATCAAGACCAGCACGACCACGCACAAGGGCCGATGGTTCGGTGGCAGCGAAAGCAAGTCCGAAAGCCGGCGACCGTTGCTCGAGCCGGGTGACGTCCGCACGCTCGGGATGGACGAGGCGATCGTCCTCGTCACTGGTACGAGCCGCTTCGCGCCCGGAAAATCCGCTGGTTCGCGCACCGCAAGTTTCGCGATCGCGGTATCGACCTGCGTCGATTCCCCGACACCGGCCTGGTGCAGAACGAAGAAATCCTGGCGATGCACGAGGCCGCGGAGCCGGCCAGCCGGCCGATCCAAATCGCCGCCGGATGGACCAACAAGAAGACCGCCGCCGTGCTGTTTCCCGACGAAGCGGAGAGCGCGCGCAAGTGGGTGGCCGGCGATCGGCCGCTGCCCGCGAAGCACCGCGCCTTCGTCGATCATCTGCTGACGACGATCGCCGCGATCCCGGACGAACAGCGCGAGCGCTTTCTCACGCCCGCCACCGTCGAACGGCTGCGCCAGGGCGAGGTGATCAGCTGATGGACACACACGAGACGGTCTCCGAGACCCGGCTCGATCGCGGCTGCGGCGCGCCCTCGTCGCCGAGATCGCCGCGCTCCTCGAAGAGCCGTCGGTCACCGACGTGATGTGCAACGCCGACGGTCGCGTCTTCGTCGATCGCACCGGCGCCGGCCGTACCGACTCGGGGATCACGCTGACGGCCGCCAACGCGGATTTCGCGCTGCGCATGCTGGCAAGCTCGGTCGGCACGGTCATCACCCGCGACGCTCCCTCCTCTCCGCGACCATGCCGGGCTCGGGCGAGCGCGTCGCCGGCAGCATCGCACCCATCACCGAGCAGCCGACGCTGTCGATCCGCAAGCCGCCGCGGACGGTGTTCGATCTGAGCGCCTTCTCGCGCGGACCGTGCGCGCTCGCGGACGGACCGGTGATCGACGGCGACGATCCGCTCGTCCGCGCGGTCCAGGAGCGCCGCAACATCCTGATCGCCGGCTCGACCGGCTCGGGCAAGACCTCCCTGCTCTCCTCGCTGCTGCAAATCGACAGCGTCGTTTCGTGACCGCTGTCTGATCATCGAGGACACCCGCGAAAATCGCGATCGAAGCGCCCGACCATGTCCGCTTTCTGACGTCGCCGCAGATCGGCATGCAGCGTCTGGTG contains:
- a CDS encoding MobA/MobL family protein, giving the protein MVVGELVTDYRGKHGVEHAQLILPGGGTCDRETLWNAVDAHRTQTPTATIARDIIVALPHELTLAQRREAAVALATWIAERYRVAVDLGMHQPEMHNGSDSRNYHAHLLASERQVSPTGELGKVQREFNQLVQRLGDKSRGRDGGKATAAAEIRAAWERIANEALQRAGHDARVDARTLADQGIERVAGQHLGPAETRRLRAGKQRSRAETRTPRAGQQRSPAETRTARGWCRCPRRARPQGARAGPRRDDCAAGNRRDPGGAQDYAGAGAGVRRCRLDHRLAARCARHAGPLLAS
- a CDS encoding type IV secretory system conjugative DNA transfer family protein, whose translation is MVIGKTIASFGVMAAVGGFVASNLTAWRLGHQAALGPPLAHYHDWPLYAPWDILAWAPWQGTVPAIHAGLIVAAGITALPLLPLAKRFTRPSFGQKEWGSRRDARRAGLLSRDPRGGIVLGMLGREIMTFSGDQHTLVAGASGSGKTAGPVLTTLLSCRDRSMLVFDPKGELYRMSAPFRSSVGAAFFFDPTEPDSACFNPLAEIPVGTSREIAAVQNIASILVDSSGQKNSEPIWPITATDLLTAIILYAVTGIPAPQRHLGTLRELMFEMPTTLEKMARGKNDECQRVGATMLAMTPKTADAIALTARSALSVFADPLVVEKTSRSDFRISDLVCSRYPMSLYLQVPPSDRDRVMPLFRLMLVQIFKAFLYRTDVMADGRKKRHRLQLVADEFPRGRQDPRLRPGHPGVPRLRHLLHAAVPEPQEPGGALRQQPGDPRQPPHRHLLRLVRHRLHGRHLQGRRPGCRDQDQHDHAQGPMVRWQRKQVRKPATVARAG
- the tadA gene encoding Flp pilus assembly complex ATPase component TadA, whose protein sequence is MPGSGERVAGSIAPITEQPTLSIRKPPRTVFDLSAFSRGPCALADGPVIDGDDPLVRAVQERRNILIAGSTGSGKTSLLSSLLQIDSVVS